The following is a genomic window from Chaetodon trifascialis isolate fChaTrf1 chromosome 13, fChaTrf1.hap1, whole genome shotgun sequence.
ATGAACACCAAAATCAAGAGCAATTACAGTGTGTCAATCCCTTGAACCCTGTTGTGAAAAtgattttcacttttctttcccattttagtGTTGACAGGTTTTTAATTTGCCATGTTTACTCATTGCTAAACAGATGCTTTCTCCCTGCTGTAATCTTgtcatttaaattaatttagGAATGATATATAGAGGTCAATACACTCGATTTAGGAAATTTAACctgtgaaaaataaattgcGATAAACCTGATTCCATTGTGTCAGTGAGGAGATATCTGACTCTACTGCAATCAAGCCTAACACAAAACCTGACATCAGTTAGCCGGACCACACTGAGGGAGCAAGaaactcacctgttcaggtTTCAGGGAGGCCATAGCCCTGCCTGCATGTCGAGccatctctgtctgctgctccacAGTTGGACCTGGTTGtgttaataaaacacacatcaaatatgaaaacataaacacaacaagtaGGTGAAATGCTGATTCCAGATGGTTGTACCCAGTACCTGCAGGTTTTACTTCAGAGAAGAAGGTGCCAACTTTCTTCCCTTCTACAATGTCTGTGATGACGTGGCCTGTCACTTTAGGATGTGTGCCATTGGCAATGACGACAGAAGTCCCTCCCTGTAGTGCCCAAAGGGCTGCTTTCACCTGATTCAGACGACATGACACAGTATAAGGCAGCTCTTTCATCATTCAACCAGCTCAGTCATGTTTACACTTTGAGATAAAATACATGTCATGCTCACCTTGGCTTCCATGCCACCGAGGCCGACTCTGGACTTGGTGCCGTACGTGATTGACTGCTGGTCTCCAGGATAGAATATATCAATGAGCTTGGCATCATCCGTTCCTGGGGGACTGTCGTATAAGCCTGTGGAATAGAATTTAGATTTCCTTACTAAGATCTGTGTACTGACTGACTAAGAGATACATAAACTTTCTATTAGCACATAACTCGCTGAATTAAGATGTTTGTGAATAAGATCGATGCAATGACAGGCTAGTACTGCTGAAATGGTAAGATATGGTAAGATGGGTATTTGTGAACAACATTTGAAGAGCTATTTTTGATGGATATAGGCAAAGTAAATCATCATCTATCATCAAATTAGTGGTTATTTTTCTACCTTCAACATCAGACAGGGCAATAAGGaggtctgctttcatttcaacagCCAGCCGTGCAGCCAAGCTGTCATTATCTTTGATACTGATTACCtgaaatgcaaacagaaatTTCATTAAGccaaaaggaaaaacactgtaTCGAACATTGCACTGTAGGATAATAGCTTATCTGATGCTAGCATGCAGCCAAAGCCTCCCAGTTCCATTAGGACGCAGAACAAACAACATATGTTCAACTCTTTCCAAAGGGAGATAACACAAGCAGATTTATAAAACAATCATAAGACCAGCATACTTTCAGTTACTAGAAACCATTTAAAGCAGCGACACTAAAACCACATGCACAAGAGGTTACACGTTAGTAAGGACAGAAATgtgagagaaaataaacatacaTCTTGACTTTACGGACAATTTAAGCAATCCACCATCACAATTCTGGACAACATTTAGCATTCCCAGCATGCCCTTCACACAGTACCCACATTTACCCCCTGCAGGTCACTGTTGGGAACAGGGGGCGGAACAACAGCATCATTGGTGTTGATGATGGGAACTATGTTCATCCGCAGCAGTTCATGGAGCGTGCTGTTCAGGTTGCGGCGCTTCTGCTCATCGTGAAAATCCAGGTTGGTGACCAAAATCTACAGAAGTAGAcaaaaatgaagacatttaATGAATCTGCTGACAGCACTTTATTCTGTGAGAAAAGTCAAATTACATACCTGTGCAGTGCAGGTGCTGTACTGGGTGAACATAGCTTCATACAACGCCATCAGACCGCTCTGTCCAGCAGCCGCACACGCCCTTGCCTCCAAAACTGGAACTGACTGAAAAACAGAGCAATTTCACTTAAGTTTACAACAATGAAAATTCAACAATTTTTTATCTCACAGTTAAGCATTTGTCAAGGATTTGGTTAAAATTGACAGCGTTCAGGATTATTCACCATGTCTTTTAGTTGGTTCTGTCCAGAATGCAAGGCTTGTCTGACACTCTGAGACAGCAGGATTTCATGTCTCAGTCTCTGCTTCCCAAAAGCCACAGCACCACTGGTCACAATCATCATCTCCCTGCCTTCATTCTGCAGCATGGCCACCTGACAGGACACGCAGAGGTTAGTTCAAGTTCTCTGACCACGTCCAGCTCACACctacacagccatcatcaaCAGACTTTAATAATGTGCCGTTACCTGCTCCACTATTGAGGCCAGTCGTCCCAGTGCCAGACCACACTCATCCCGTGTCACTACAGCACTTCCCAGCTTCACCACAATGCGTTTGGCCTGCTTTAACTCGCTGCGGTGGACAAAAGACTTCCCATGGGGACGTGGGAGCGAGACTGCGGGACATAACAAAGTCACATTTCATTACAAAACTGCATGAACCACACATTATAGTACTGTATATGTGTTGCAGCATACTAAAAAAGAACAGATGAGAAAAGTGGGCTGGTTACTTACATTTAGCCTGGGAAAACGCTCTGATGGACACCGGACAGACATTTGACTGCCGGATTCTGGCCAGCCTGGCAAACATGGCACTGACACTTCAGGACAGCtgtgatgaacacacaaacGTATGTCAGGTAGCTCTATCAATGCAATACCCTCATCTGAGATAAGCAGCTTTTGGATATGACAGACGGGCTGCACGACTGGCTATCAACACCAaggctgaaaatgtaaataagataaaatgtcaaaataaaatcaatgaatgtGATTCAATTGAACATTGTTTTAGTCTCACTGTAAAGCTCTGCATCGTGTCATGAGACTATCTGCACTGTGTTGGTACTTGAACTTGACATACTGACCCAGTAAAGAGTTTGATGTTTGGATTTGTTAACGCGAGATTCAAACTATTTGCTGGCAAAAGAAATCCAGGGTTAAACTTGGGTGCTGTTCACACAAATAAACTCTAACATATGTGAAGCCACTGAAGTTTGCAAGTTCGATAAGTTTATGAGGCTAACACATTAGCTTTGTGTGCAGCGTTACTGCTGTCACAAAGTACCTGCGGCTAGCTGacgttagctagcattagctccTGTGAGCTACCTCACTGCCGAGCTTAGCGGCTGTTTTCCACAAGAGGAGATTTTGTCCAAAATGAATCTTTACCTGATACTTGAAGCCCTCGAAAAGCAACCACGGCTACACTTGTGAGTGCACTGCTGAAGACACGTAGTCAGCCGGACTGGCGGTGCTCTGCTGCCACATCCACAGCCCACGTTGGGAGGGAAGTGCCGTACTAGAGCTATGCACGAACAATGTGTACGTAGGATATCTGGTATGTTCACGTAGTATGGACATGAGCAAATCAGGCTTTACGTACGCAGAAATAGTACTTTTGATGGGTGGGTACGCCTGTAGCGGTGGCAAGTACAAGCACAGGGACAGCGGGTAAAAATATCCGCTGCTGGTTGGTCATATCTCAAATTagtttcagcttttatttatgttaagAAAGCAACTGCAACAATAATTGTAGATAATTAAATAAACATGACTGCAGACAGCTCATCGTATACAAATGATTAATTATTGCATTACATGAGATGAATGttttataatgaaaatattgattcaGTATTGATTATTGAAATTCGCTGTGACACATTTATTCACTAAAATGGATTCTTTTGACCGCTGTTTACAGTGCATAGAATAAATTTGCACACTAATATGAATTCTTTAAAATTGATTCAGTTCCAAATGCTACTGCGTTTAGGACAACTAAATGGTACTTTAGCTAATCCTTTTTGTTGGAAATGTGCCATTCAATTGTGTGTGATCTGCTGGGAGTCAATGGCTTGAAACAGCTACTGGAGGATGTCAACTCATCTTTAGTAATGTGATACTGAGGCGCACGAGTGGCGCGTGAAACATTCATGAGCAGGAAGGCCAGGAGCACAACGCACTCTGAGCTGCCATAACAGGTGCGAGCGGAGCTATGGGGACTGTTGAGGAAACTTTAAAGTGTCCCGTCTGCCAGGACTTCTTCACAGATCCTGTGACGCTGCCATGTGGGCATGACTTCTGTCTCACCTGTATCCAGGCTGTGTGGGAAACTGATGAGTCTGATAAAGGCCCTGTCTTCTGTCCAGAGTGTCAGGTGTTCCTCCCCTCTGACCTCACTCTGGAGATAAACACCAGCCTTCAGACCAAGGTAAAGGACTTCACCACTAACAGGACATCAACAGCTGAGCCAAGGACAACGACATCAAGCAACGCAACCAAATCATCTTCAACTATCCACTGTGACCACTGCATAGACACGCCGTCGGTGGCCATACGGACCTGCCTAACCTGTGATGCCTCACTGTGCCAGGCTCACGCCCTGCTGCACCAGCAGAGGTCTGCTCTGAGGGAGCACACAGTTGTGGAGGTGACAGGGGATCTGCTGTCTCTGAAGTGCAGGGAGCACCGTGATGAGCTCAAATTCTTCTGCATGGAGGAAAGGGTccctgtgtgctgtttgtgtgtcctgaTCGGCATCCACAAGAACCACAAAGTATCGCAACTCCATGAAGCCTGCACAGACTTCAAGGTGAATGTTGCTCATAATATGCTAatgcattttcttatttttctgtgaataTCCGGATTTTTTTCCCTTATTTTTCTGTCAGGGTATCTATTTTCTATAGGCctgttgtatttctttctttagaGCATGTTAGAGACCACTATGaaccagctgctgaagaggagaagTGAAGCAGAACATGCCATCAAGGACTTGGAGTCACTGTATACACAAACAGTGGTACAGTCGAAATGAAATACccctttttaatcatttatttttcattcacagaATCCCTCTTCATatgtatttacatatttttttgcCTCCTAGAAGTCTGCTGCAGATTTCAGAGAGAGAGTCTCAGACAAATACAGCAGGATCCGTGTTGTGCTGGACGGTGATGAGCGTCTGATGATGCAGATTATAGATGCAGAGGAGACATACATGACAGAGTGGCTGGAGGCCCGGAGGGGCATCATGGAGGCTCAGATCAAAGAGATAGACAGTCTCAGAGCCTCGAGCAAATCACTCCTCCAAGAGACAAATGATCTGTGCTTCCTACAGGTACGTTAATGGTACCTAGTACTGACAGTGTGTTATTGTGGTCATGGGAAAGTTTTGTACAAATGCAGCTAAAATATTTTCTACGTACAGTAGTACATGGCCTGTTTGTTTTCAACAGCAAATCACAGCACAGAATCTTTGGTGAGTTTATCATCACACTGCTTTTTTCTATTCTGTCATCCTTTGGTATGATTTGTGCCCTCTAATGGTTTTCAATTTGTATTATAGTGAGCCTTTGGATTTAGCACCAATCCAGGAATTAGACCGAGGTCTGTGTGACCCTGAGAAGCTGAGAACAGTAGAGAGGCTGGTGGATGACCTGTCGGTGGCTCTGTCCCAACACTTTCCACGAATGTGGTCATGTTAGTAGAGAAGCCAATGTTTTGCAAACAAAAATCAAACCCACTATCTCTGAAGTTGTGTACTAAATGTAGATTTTTATTTGCAGATCTAAGTTCTCCTGCTCTCGACTCCAACTCAGCCCACCCAAAACTGGAAATATGTCAGGACAAGAAACAGGTGTTCTGGAGACAGCAACCTGTTAGTGAAGCCCTGAGCGCTCAGCCATATGACTCCCAGTACAGTGTCCTGACTCAGGAGAGTTTTACTACTGGCCGACACTACTGGGAGGTCATAGTCCAGGAGAAACCTTACTGGCTAATAGGTGTGACAACTGGGTCAGTCAATAAAAAAACTGGTCAGAGTCCCTCCAGCCTGGGTGTGAACAGCACATCCTGGTGCATCTACCACGGAGATGGACAGTACCTGGCATGTCATGACACCCAGGAGAAGCAGCTGTCAGTGGCAAAGAGAGTCAGAAAGCTGGGCATAATGGCAAACCTCCAGAAGGGGGAGCTCTCATTCTACGATGCTGATTCTATGACCTTGCTTCACtctttctgtgtgcagtgtaCAGAGCCTCTCTACCCCATGTTGAACCCATGCATTGATGCGAATGGACTGAATAGGCAGCCACTTACCTTGTTTTGGATTAAGGACTCCTGGGACtggcatgtaaacacacatcagGGGAAAGTGTGAAGGTAGAGGACAACCTTGAATTGACTGATCACTGTCAACCTTTGTCTTCACAAACATTTTTCCGTGTTTACTGCCATTTTGCATGCTGTAAAAGACGTGTGGGTTTCAAAGACACGTGAGCATCACCAGTTTCCCTGCTGGATCTGTCCCAGGTAAATTTAAGCCATGATCCAGGAAATTAACTACCTCTCTATTTAAAAGAAGCTCAACATGATCAGCATGCATTTCTCATTACCAGCAGCAATGGGAGAGCGAGCAAGGCTTAAAATACTGTATTATGGTCTTCTAATATTATAATATGATTGTATTATGCTGATGTTTTATAAGAAGCAGATAAGGAAGAAATATAGCTGAAAAGCGATGTTTTAGCATTTACTCCATGGTAACAGATCACATAGTTGCTCCTATACTACGTCTTCACTGTCTGCAGTTGTCATGTacattaaatatttcatgaGTGGTATAGGGTGCATCTTCAAACAGCACTTTTGTCCTGTGGTAAAGTCCATCTATGTGGTCAGCAGCTTAGTAGCTCTCATGTTTGGCTTGATGTTGTTCAGGAAGTAAATGACCCGTGTGTAAACTACTGGCTTGTTCTTTGTACAACTGTCCCTTCAGCTCACCAGACCATGGAGGACATGCACTCCTTCATTCTCACATGTCAGTGGTCCAGCAGAGTTTACTGCCCTGCGGCGAACAAAATATCCACTGACACCAAATAactgaaagcactgaaaaaGCACAGGAGCCTTAGCTCTGTTTTTAAGACTATTATTTGTACAGTATTCCTCTGTGTAAGAAATACCTAATTTCCTAAGAGAGTAGAGTTTGAAAATCCACATCCACCTGTCTGCTCCTTTTCTGGAGCCTTGGAGTTAGTCCCTTGGAGGTACCGTACCAGACATTTTCATAGACTTTAAAGGCAGAGTACTGTACATTTTGTGGCCCATCAACAGAACCATGTGAGACATAATCAGCTTTCAGAAAGTTGtgacaaaatgagaaaatgcaACCCTGTTTGATCTTGAGCATTCATTTTGTGTACTGCTTTATTAAAAGGTTTATTCATAAAAACCAGGATGGCAGACAGCTAATGCAAagaacatacagtaaaaacatgATGCACAGAACAGCGTAAAGAGACACTTAAGAAGTAAGCAGTAAAAGGAAGTATTCTTAaatttattgtctgtttttttttttcctttcccaCACATGCATCATTTTTAATAGATGGCCCTGGGCCTGAGTAAGAGTAGAGCTTCAGGGAAATATGATATTTAGACAGACAGCACAATATGACAAAatgctttgtctgttttttgggTTGGATTAAGTAGCACTGGGATTTAAAATTATGTTGTAGACCTGAGAGGCACAATACCAGGTACAGCAGCAATGAGTAAGATTTGCCCCATACATAACCTTAAGTCCTTGGTGACACTATCAGACGTTCCTCATGCAGATGCTGCTTGAGTCTTTGATTTGATCCAGTCCAGGAAGTGAGTTACCTGTGTGTACACCCCAGGTTTGTTCTTCCTTCCACACTGGTCGCCCCAACTCACCAGACCATAAATAACGCTGGTACTGTTCTGGTTACAAGTCAGTGGTCCTCCAGAGTCACCCTGAAACAAGAACAACCAGCTGACCAGATAGCAAATGCACTGCTGCATGCAGCTATTTTAAGAACTTACCTCAGACGAGTCATTATGCACATATTTTGAATGATAGCATGCACTTAACTCAGAAGTTTGTTGTACTTACCTGGCAGGAATCCACCCCTCCCTGCAGGTGGCCAGCACAGAACATCGAATCATCCAGGACTTTGCCATAAATAGCAGATTCAGAGCACTTTCCCTGGTTGATCAGCAGCACATTGGCTTCCAGCAGGTGGTTGGAACCATAGTCAGCTGCAGAGATGAGTTTAGCAAATATCACAACAAATGCAGCAAAGTTGTAATGATCAAAGATCTCTCTAATTTCAGTGGTGGGTCTGAATAAAGATTCAAGGTTTACACACTAACGCTAAAAAGTGCCtctaaaacaaagcaaataaaaatgataGCCAAATTTGCAAAAGTGGCCTTACATTCCTCAGTGGCACCCCATCCAGAAATTTTACACTCCATCCCATCAGGCAGTTCGGCATCAGGcagacatgctgtcttcacaAACTGAGTCTCATTGGCACAAACTCCATCCTTTCCGCTCAGCCTCAGCAAGGCTTTAGAAAAGCAATTGAAATGttaagtatttcatttcatttgcatctCAATCGCATTACTTTTACTCTGCCCTGAGTTCTCCTTTAACCATTAATACCATATATTTCATGAATCACATTATTACAGATGTTACTATTTGACTGTCTCCCTAATTGGTGACCCTCTCACATCCCATTTTTAGTTAACTAAAAAGGAACAAGCTATAGAGGTGTCAGTGATATCTTTGATTTAGATATTACTTTCTATTGTTGTTGGTTCTATCAGAGCTTATTTTGTATAAAATGAGAGAGACGTGGATCACCTATGTCATtgtaaacagctgctggagTCTCCCTGTAGTTCTCATGTACAATGGCCTCTTCAACATTTAGGGTTTGCTCTGTGGTTTCCTCCGTGTCCAGTGACAGAACTCCCATAAGCacctgcatgtctttgttttgttctctgttcAAACACAAGCAACACGCATTTCAGTAAAGATGAAGTCCACATGTGGAAGCTCTTCCATAACCA
Proteins encoded in this region:
- the LOC139341506 gene encoding E3 ubiquitin/ISG15 ligase TRIM25-like, producing the protein MGTVEETLKCPVCQDFFTDPVTLPCGHDFCLTCIQAVWETDESDKGPVFCPECQVFLPSDLTLEINTSLQTKVKDFTTNRTSTAEPRTTTSSNATKSSSTIHCDHCIDTPSVAIRTCLTCDASLCQAHALLHQQRSALREHTVVEVTGDLLSLKCREHRDELKFFCMEERVPVCCLCVLIGIHKNHKVSQLHEACTDFKKSAADFRERVSDKYSRIRVVLDGDERLMMQIIDAEETYMTEWLEARRGIMEAQIKEIDNLSSPALDSNSAHPKLEICQDKKQVFWRQQPVSEALSAQPYDSQYSVLTQESFTTGRHYWEVIVQEKPYWLIGVTTGSVNKKTGQSPSSLGVNSTSWCIYHGDGQYLACHDTQEKQLVQSLSTPC